Within the Glycine max cultivar Williams 82 chromosome 12, Glycine_max_v4.0, whole genome shotgun sequence genome, the region atattttattttttgaaaccaattcttataatttaatgtatCAATATATTAATCgtcaaaatagtaaaatttatgCCTTGGGAAAAATCACAAGAACAaaacttttgtaaaattatgaaaaccAAAAACTAACTTAAACTTCTCTTAAATTATGGCCTTTAAAGTGTAAAATGTCATTGTCTTGTACTCACTAAGTTATTTGACCCAATATGCAATTATaactataatttaaattgtgaaaaaaatagtaatgtcaataaaataaaagccgtataagattcttttaacatggttaaaatctataatttaacaaaaccaaatgGCTAAGAGTATCTTGCATGAGAGTCGTTTAACgagttgtttataaaaaaatatattttaatatgttatatgcGATTTTAAGATGTTTAAAGTTAAAGAAttacttatataaataattattattttaatattgtttaaaaaaaactttaactaACAATTGAACtacattatttcaattttttaaaattgaactgCTCCTAAATCGACTTGCTTGAACTATAACTAATGAGATTGCAAAATCTAAAAAGTATGTTTATTGGGAACAATTTAAACATTTCAAAGCAGTTTTGACAATCCATAGTTGATTGGAGTAGTTTAAAGTATTTTGAGTTAGTTTAGTTTGTTAAAGCAATTATACAATTTAGTTCAGAGTTCACTCAAACTATTATGGGTATGTCTGGTTTGGCGTGTGACCATCCAAACCGAACTTCAACCCTTATAAAAAGTCATGCTTGCATATTTAACAAATGGTTTTCACGGTGGAGTTAAACTCGACATTCATCAAGCGCGTGGAGCACACGGTACAGGGAGCGGGTACTGACAAACAGCAGTCTGATAATGTCTGACAAGAAAGTCCAAGTCATCATCTAGTTCAGTTTTCCACTCCACCACCAAACTCCTACCTTTAACTgccacacactctctctctccacCCTCCAACTGCAATGGCCGTCCCTTCCTTCTCCGCGCGTTCTTTTTCTCTCCCTGCCCAAAACCACTACTGCCATCTCTCTTCTCTCCCACTACCCTCCTTCACTCTCTCATCTCGCCGCCCAAGACATTCTTCTTCCAACCTCTTCACACCTCTTCGCTCTCCCACAACCCCCATTTTTGCATCGGCCCCTGGCGGAGGAACCGGAGGAGGACATGCCGGCGGAGGTGGAGGTGGAGGCGACGGTGAATCGGAGGACAGGGATCGGAACCGAGAGGAGGCGCTGCTGGTTCTCGCCGAGGCAGGGAGGCCGCTGGAGAAATTGCCGGCGGATTTAGCGGCGGCGGTTGAGGCGGGGCGAGTGCCGGGCTCGATTGTGAAGAGGTTGTTCGAGCTGGAAAAATCGGCAGTGTTCCGGTGGCTGCTGAATTTCGGAGGGTTTAGGGAGAGGTTACTGGCCGATGATTTGTTCCTCGCTAAGGTTGCCATGGAGTGCGGTGTTGGCATCTTTACAAAGGTTCCTTTTGCCAAATTCGCCTCTATTATCCGCATTTctgtttttatcttaattttactGCTACCACACATGGATGAGATGGACCAAACAACCAACCGCATGTGACTGTTGCTTGTTTTATTCATTCTGTTTTCACTCCGAAAGGTTGTTGGTCGTCAATTTTACTCCGAAAGGCCAAGCCACATCTACATTGATTTTAACATTTAACCTTCTAAGATAAATTCATATTACTCtccattttatttctaaaaatatactaattgtTCGGTTTTAGCCGAATTGCCCAAGTAGTGTATGATTACTTATATTTATGGTCAGCCAGACAGCCACCAGACCAagccacattttctcttttcatttttttccattaataGTTGTAATAACAAATACCAGGTTATTATTTAACTTAAACTAAAATACCAACATTGTATAACATGGTTAGCAAATAACCTTCTTTTTTTGGTATGTGCTCCTCCCTCGAGCATTTGGGGTGGGGGTTGTTCGATCTCCAAATTTATGTATATGAAAAAACATATGTTGGGACTTCAAAGATCAACTCCTTAAATGGATCTAACTGAAGGATTAGTCTTTAGCTTTGGGTTGGGAATACTCCAGATTCAcccaaaaatttaacaaaaataaatagaatgttggtaactttataattattattaagtttATCAAATCAATCACACTTAAATTCACGGATTTGGCTCCCTCACTTATGAGGAATCAAATCCTAAATTCACTGGTCTTTTATGCCAATGATAATGTGCACTGTTTTAGTGTGTTCCCTGCaggttttttaattataatttctaatttgatGAACACACATCATTTAGTTGACTGGATCTATTTACTTACTTAGGGGCagagttatttaaaattacgtTTTTATATTTAGGTTGAATTgttctaaaatttatataattggatcttttatttcttaaaaattattctaatataGTATTATTTCCACTCATCTAATATTATTGCCATTGTCAATTTACTGAGCTAAACAGTGATgggataataaaataatatttaacagCTAAAGTTTCTGATCTGATGCATTATGTTCTGGACCAGTGGACCTGATATCCAGCAAATCAATAGAATTTTCGTAGTCAACTAATTCTTGTGACAGAGTAGGGAGCTTCTGGTGATTCCTTTGTTATTCTCAGCATTTTGATGTAGTAGACTATTTGAGTGAAGCATCTATCATGCGTATCATCTGGTTGTAACAAGTATCACCTTTGCTTTTCAGACTGCTGCGGAGTTGGAGAAGCGCAAAGAAAATTTTACTAAGGAGCTTGATTTTGTTTGTGCTGATGTGGTATGCATCTCAACAAGTTATCATTTTGGTTATAGTATATTATTTGGTGTCTTATTGAGTCTCCCTTCCATTCCCAGAAGCTGTTTAGGAGTACATTACATTCCCCTTCTGTAATAATCACACATGCTTAGTCCCTGAAAAACTCAGTTTATCCTGTTTCTTTACGCAGCAAATAAGGCATTgttccatattttattttcttttattattaattaacagGTGATGGCCATCGTAGCAGATTTTATGCTTGTGTGGCTTCCTGCCCCCACAGTTTCTCTCCGACCACCACTTGCTGTTAGTGCTGGAACTATTGCTAAATTCTTCTATGGCTGCCCTGAAAATGCTTTTCAGGTTAACACTTTTTAAATCACTCTTCATatgcttttgtttattttattattttttgcattgataaatatcatcattttttttccaataataaTACATTCTTAGGTGATTGGGTTTAATTTTGTCAATTCTCAACAGGTGGCTTTGGCTGGGACCTCATATTCACTTATTCAGAGAATAGGTGCTATAGTGGTATGTGTTGGATCCTGAGAAATTAAAGCAGTTATTTTGTCATTTATGAAGATTTTTTAACAACATCTCTTATGCAGAGAAATGGAGCAAAGCTATTTGCTGTTGGAACTGGTGCATCACTGGTAATTTAACATCTTACATGCTTAGAAATACATTTTTCAGCTTCTAGTTTTGGTGAACTCTCTTTAAAATCTTTCAGCCGCTAGACTTACTTCAGGCCTTACAATTGCCATGCATGATTGTAGACTTGTAGTATATGGAATGAGTGATTGCATTGCCTTTCCAGATTGGTACAGGTGTAACTAATGCGTTGATCAATGCAAGAAAAGTTGTTGATAAATCTTTTGCTGCTGAGGCTGAGGATGTACCAATAATATCGACCAGTATTGCCTATGGGGTTTACATGGCAGTATCTAGCAActtaaggtattttttttttaacaaataaataacttcTATGATGAAATGATCCTCTTGGATTGAATGAGGGAGCATTTCCTGCCCTCTGACCATGATGGATCCACTCCTCCCCTCCTCCCAAATTCCATGACCTAGATAATATGTAATAGCCTAATACTATATACAGGCGTTTTAGTATAAAAAGGCAACTTTTCTACAAGGCTTAGAGATTAATCGGTTTTTGTGTGACCTCAATAATACATCCTAGCTGTAATGAGTTCTTCTTTGCATGTATAAGCAGAATCTAACAGGAAATCTTTGTTTTCCACCAGGTACCAAGTACTAGCTGGAGTTATTGAACAACGTATTCTTGAACCTTTGCTGCACCAGCACAAACTTATGCTAAGCGCAGTTTGCTTTGCTGTTAGAACTGGAAACACTTTCTTGGGCTCACTATTGTAAGATTCTAAGTTGATCTtgatatatttgtatatattttgctAAATTTGGTTCTTCACTTCTTATCATTCGTTACATGATTCTTCTCTTCTGGGAACAGGTGGGTGGATTATGCTCGCTGGGTTGGAGTCCAGAAGATACGGGATTAGGCATAACAGTTCTTCAGTTACTAGATATTGTCATAGGATGATTTGGGTCAAATCTTGTCTGTTGATTCATTATTGAAGTACAGTTggtttgttgtacttttttttattcctccTGAAAGCAATATTGTAAATTGAGCAATAACGGAGGTCAGCAAGCACCATGACTCGAGTCTCCAATTATCACCCTTTATGGTGGCCAGTGAAGGTATAAGATCCATCTCTCGTAGCTAGCAGAAAGCTGCAGCATGCGATGAATTTGAGTCACATCTTTGCTAGACATTTGTGGGGCAATGCCATATTGTTCTTGTGTGTTTTGCCTTCTAAAGTTAAAATGAATAGAAACAAATTCAAATTGGCAGTGCTCTAATAGCGGTTGCTTaactttgtttcttttcttattattcatCTATTTGCTTCTGTAATATTTGTCTGAAACCTCATATTCATTGCTTAACTGTACCACTTGTCTTATTTGGCAATCAAACTAACAAGAAAGTTAAGAAATTATATacaatcacaaaaaatataatgccttatatttttttaaaaatttgtatataaTGGCGTTATATACTTTATTTCCAACTATAtatttgtcaaaaataaaaaatcatggcatttgatttatttttaattcaaaacaaggcaatataattttagaaaaaccaTAAAGAGATGTATTGATTATTATCATGCTAAAAGGTTCCCTTCCATATCTCAAGATTATGTGGgatttaaggattaaaattttagttgtaCAGATCCTTTATGAGCTTTATCCCAGCAATTTTGTTACTTTcaccctttctttttttgcagTTATCTAACAGGGGCTTCGGATTCAATCGAGGCTCCTAGTTCATTCCAATGGTTCAATATGCAACATACAATAAAGGAAGAATAGATAGTATCAGCTCCTGCTTGATACACAAATACATGTAGTATTATTCATGACTTTTCTTTGCAAGTTACTGAGACTACTCAAACTCACCTGAACatgtaacatattttttttctttttctatggaCATTAATATACTATCAAACAAACAACTCAGCACATAAACAAATATCACACCTCTGCATGTTTCTATGCTTATTTTAGtacaaaatagtaataataatattagacTTTTGACTGAATGTTAAATAACTTACATCAGTGATGCGcgcttcattttttatttatttacatatttataaaacaaataaattaaagtaatttaattacCCAGATGATTTTGAGTATAGATGTGGTTCCTGCCTATTCAATACAATGGCTTCTCAGTGTCAATTGGATTCATTATTGCAGAAATGCACCTCTCTGATTCGCATGAAGCAGCTTCAAGCCCATCTCATAACCACCGGTAAATTCCAATTCCACCCTTCCCGCACCAAGTTCCTCGAGCTCTGCTCCATCTCCCCCGCCGGCGACCTCTCCTTCGCCGCCCAAATTTTCCGGCTAATCGAAACTCCCTCCACCAACGACTGGAACGCCGTTCTCCGAGGCCTGGCCCAAAGCCCAGAACCCACGCAGGCCCTGTCATGGTACCGCGCCATGTCACGCGGTCCCCAAAAGGTGGACGCTTTGACATGCTCCTTCGCCCTCAAGGGCTGCGCGCGCGCATTGGCTTTCTCCGAAGCCACCCAGATACATTCTCAGCTTCTTCGTTTTGGGTTCGAAGTTGATATCTTGTTGCTGACCACTTTGCTGGACGTGTACGCCAAAACCGGTGATCTTGACGCTGCACAGAAGGTGTTTGATAATATGTGCAAGCGAGACATTGCTTCGTGGAATGCCATGATTTCTGGGTTGGCTCAAGGAAGCCGCCCCAATGAGGCTATAGCTTTGTTCAACAGAATGAAGGATGAGGGATGGAGGCCTAATGAAGTAACTGTTCTTGGTGCACTCTCTGCTTGTTCGCAATTGGGTGCTTTGAAACACGGCCAGATTATTCATGCCTATGTTGTGGACGAGAAGCTAGACACCAATGTGATTGTTTGTAATGCGGTTATTGATATGTATGCGAAATGCGGGTTTGTTGATAAAGCTTATTCGGTGTTTGTTAGCATGAGCTGCAACAAGAGTCTTATCACGTGGAATACTATGATCATGGCGTTTGCAATGAATGGTGATGGGTGTAAGGCACTCGAGTTTTTAGATCAGATGGCTTTAGATGGAGTGAATCCGGATGCAGTGTCGTATCTTGCTGCATTGTGTGCGTGCAACCACGCTGGCTTGGTGGAAGATGGGGTTAGGTTGTTTGATACGATGAAGGAGTGTGGGGTGAAACCTAATGTTAAGCATTATGGGAGTGTGGTTGATTTGTTGGGTCGAGCAGGAAGGATAAGAGAAGCATGTGATATTATAAACTCAATGCCTATGGTGCCTGATGTGGTGCTCTGGCAGAGTTT harbors:
- the LOC100818590 gene encoding protein RETICULATA-RELATED 4, chloroplastic, translating into MAVPSFSARSFSLPAQNHYCHLSSLPLPSFTLSSRRPRHSSSNLFTPLRSPTTPIFASAPGGGTGGGHAGGGGGGGDGESEDRDRNREEALLVLAEAGRPLEKLPADLAAAVEAGRVPGSIVKRLFELEKSAVFRWLLNFGGFRERLLADDLFLAKVAMECGVGIFTKTAAELEKRKENFTKELDFVCADVVMAIVADFMLVWLPAPTVSLRPPLAVSAGTIAKFFYGCPENAFQVALAGTSYSLIQRIGAIVRNGAKLFAVGTGASLIGTGVTNALINARKVVDKSFAAEAEDVPIISTSIAYGVYMAVSSNLRYQVLAGVIEQRILEPLLHQHKLMLSAVCFAVRTGNTFLGSLLWVDYARWVGVQKIRD
- the LOC100818600 gene encoding pentatricopeptide repeat-containing protein At1g34160; its protein translation is MASQCQLDSLLQKCTSLIRMKQLQAHLITTGKFQFHPSRTKFLELCSISPAGDLSFAAQIFRLIETPSTNDWNAVLRGLAQSPEPTQALSWYRAMSRGPQKVDALTCSFALKGCARALAFSEATQIHSQLLRFGFEVDILLLTTLLDVYAKTGDLDAAQKVFDNMCKRDIASWNAMISGLAQGSRPNEAIALFNRMKDEGWRPNEVTVLGALSACSQLGALKHGQIIHAYVVDEKLDTNVIVCNAVIDMYAKCGFVDKAYSVFVSMSCNKSLITWNTMIMAFAMNGDGCKALEFLDQMALDGVNPDAVSYLAALCACNHAGLVEDGVRLFDTMKECGVKPNVKHYGSVVDLLGRAGRIREACDIINSMPMVPDVVLWQSLLGACKTHGNVEMAEKASRKLVEMGSNSCGDFVLLSNVYAAQQRWHDVGRVREAMKIRDVRKVPGFSYTTEIDGKIHKFVNGDQSHPNSKEIYAKLDEIKFRARAYGYAAETNLVLHDIGEEDKENVLNYHSEKLAVAYGLISTSDGTPIQVIKNLRICVDCHAVIKIISNIYNREIIVRDRARFHRFKEGVCSCRDYW